The stretch of DNA ACGtgtctcccactctctcctgcacacacacacatacacatacacatacacacagtgataATGTAAgcacatttacaaaactgaattATCCACCAGAATTCAAAAAAAGCATCACCTACCTGTCAGGACAACCCTCCTGAACCCCAATAATATAAAAGTCTTGTGCAATATCAGAGTCTGTTGGAAGGAGGAGGTCATCTAAGTTGAGTGGCAGCCCCTGAAAACGACAGAAACGTGGTTAGCGCTCAGCTGGTTGTCTGGTAGTGATTTTAGATTACACATGTTTCTCAGCGATGTGAGatgctgctgcagtgttttgatCTCCTTGCACCTTTTCTCCCTGCATGTTCCATGTGGTGACGTAGATGCCCAACCTCCTGTCTGGGAAGTAGCGGTCAAGCTCCTCAGCTCCAAGCAGGGCACCGCTTCCCATCACGCTGCCCTCCAGAAAGCTCCTAGAAGATATAGAGTGTGTGTGGAAAACAAGTTAGCACTTTCAGTGGCAGCCAGAATGAAGTGTTTTAagtgtttctctgtttattaAGTTTTTTATGTccataaagaagtttaaaaacacaataaactggtttcttgaaaaacaaaaatcaatcttTGATTACCGATTATTATAAATATCGATTGGATACTTTCATTTTGTCATGGTAACATTTTTGGCCATATGTAACCCACAACAACCTTAATAACTAAAAGCCAGACAATGTTACAAAATGATGACTGAACAAAAAAAGTGCTGAACAAGCATCTCCTATCAcacttgtttttgatttttgaaaaatgctgaACTTAACTTGAAGAGTGCATGTACTTTTCTTTGGACTAATTTTCTTTTGATTAGATCAAAGATAAGGTGGTTAAAACTAGAGCTCACATTGACACACAACTGACAAGGTAAGCTACAAAAGCAACTAAATTACTAGAAGAGAATTATTTTACAACATACATAGATCCACTTCTAAGTATGGCTTGTTTTATGTTATCACTTGTGGAGCTTAGACACCTTTGAAAGAGACTGTTAACTAAAAGCCTTATGACACCAGAATAAATTAAGCTGTACAAAAATCCTTCAAACCCAGCCTAGGAAAAAATCCAGCTTCATTATCTACATGTTCTGCTATGCCCACTGTACCTGTTCCTCACATCCTGAGGTCTGATGGGGCTAAGCACACTGTAGGTGGACCTCAGGGAGTTGACAGAGGCATTATCTGACCCCATGTTGTCCAGAAGCCGGCTGTCGCTCAGGTTTCGGTGCAGTCTCTCCCCGAGCTTCTCTCTGGCCAGCACAGCATAATCCAAACAATCCCTGTCAATCCTATTAGCAGCCCTTAAAGTGGCTGATACAAAGTTCTTCTCCAGAGTGGGCAGTGGCCCTGAGGGTTGCACCGGGGACAGTCGCAACTTGGCAGGCCTCAACCCGAGGTCTTTGGGGTCGCTATGCTGACTCTGGCTCATTTCATACTGAGACAGACTGTTTCCTCTCTCTTGGAAGACTGGGGATCCTGTTGTAACAGCAGAGAGCGGTCTCACACCGGAGTCCTGGTTTGTGATGGTAGCAGCACTACTGACGACGATGCCATCACGAGCTGGGACCATTTGCTCTTCTTTAAGTGAGTCTGTTGAGGAGCCAGTCCCAACCGGGTCACTCAAACTCTCTTGGCTGTTCCTCAGTGTCCTGTTTCGCACCATCTCCTCAACAGAGCCACTTCTGATGGACTTTGACTGTCTGGGGAGTAAAGGTGGCCGAGGTTTGTATGGAATGACATCTCCCTCACCATTTTTAGCTGTGATTTTAGTGGCAATGTCATGTTCCTTGCAGGGTTTGACATCTACGGAGGCTTTGAGTGGCCTGTTGCTGTCATTAACAACTGCATCCTCTTTGTCAGGAGCTTCACAGTGCTGATCCAGGCTGCCATTCACTCCATTCTCAGTCATCCTCTCGTCATGTCTGAGGCCAGCTGTGGTCCGGTGGATAGATGTCACTCATTGCAATGGAACGCACACCTAAAGATGTGGAGCACAAAAGAATTCAGTAAAATGCCTTGAACCAAATCTGCTTATCCAGAAATTCATTTCATGGTCTCAGGTTATGAAGATTTGAACACTGTAGGTACAGCCTTGAGAATtataatctgtttttgttttctttttacagtggacattcttttgtgtttttgtgtataacCAATATAGTAAGAAAGACTGATATTCCAATTAAAAAGCAAGGACTGTCAGTTCTGGAGAGAAATCTGTAACATGAAAACAAGAAGTTGTCTTCTGTTCATTTCTGTGGGGGTTTCAACCACATAATAAATGTCATTACTGCTTTATTTATAATTCTGCttaaaaatattatgtttataAGTGTGCAGTTTAAGAAAACTAGAAGATGAATGACAGCTTACGTTTTGGTTACATTTTTGTTCTACATAACTCAAGAATCAGAAGCTTTAAATCTGAGGCATCGTTGAGTTTTGTTTACTGATTTATAACCATAGTAACAAAAAGGCGAATCTGTAACTTATTAATTGGCTGTTTAAATATATGCTTTACACAGATATCGCCactctgcagctttaattaaggACAGTTAGACATACCTGCATTGGTTTGTAGGTTAGCGTACAACGAAAACTAGCAGCGGCGGCTAAATAATGTTAACCTTGTCCAGGCaacaaaactgaagaaaaaaaaatcacagttttccAAATACGGACATGAAAATATGCATTATATTGCGACTGCTATGATGTCATCTGTCAAAAggtaaaattacaaatatacGCAAATAAACTTTATGAGCTACAAACACATAGTTTCTATAGGCTAATATGGATGAGCTAAACCGTAGCAGTATGCAGGTTAGCTTAGCTTACGTTTGAAGCAGACGTTTGTACAGTTTATTTGGCTGATGTTGAAAGTCGCTGTCCTGTGTGTAGTTAGCGTGTTAACGTAGTGAATGGAATTACCTCTTGTGAACTGCAGTTTATTCCCGGTGCGGCTTATTTCATAAGCTAATTCTATCTCGACTTCCTTAGCAACGTTTGACAACACAGATTTAGTAACTAAGACAAGAGAGACCCAGAGTGACTCTCAGCACGATGAAGCGTCACAGCGCCATCCTGCGCTGAGCGGTAGAGCTGCAGGCTACGTTTTCAACGTACTGCATTAGTATGTATGGAAGCCCGTTTCTGccacttgaaaaataaaaaagtatgtattataatatgtataatatgataatatattCACAACAATGAAATACTAAGATATAATAATTAGATTCTAtagagtcataattatgagatactaagtcataataatgagatactataATAAtgagtcataataatgagatactaagtcacgATATTGTGATACAAAGTCATAACAAttagatactaagtcataataatgcaatattatctcattattatgagatgctGAGTTTATAAtcatgagatactaagtcataactgtgtatagtatctcataattatggaACATAATCTCAAAATTATGACctattatcataataattacTTAGTATCGCATAATTATGACTTGAgtatgcattcttttttttcccatgtggCGGAAACAGGCTTGCAtgactcattttcattttcatgaacCATTTTGACATTTGCTTTGCACTATATCTTCATTATTATCTATGCTGAAAAACAATAGCCATTAGGAAAGGTCACATGTTGAACGCAAAATATCATCTgtgcttttttaattttaatttactgaAGGGCttaaagaaaacatctttaCACCATTTTTACACCAAAAACCTACAGTTGAAGAGTTGAAACGAGGATGTTTGGATTAACGGATTCATATTTGTATTGACAGAAGTAGAATACAGACATAATTCATATGAAGGCACATGAGCAGCATTATCTGaaacattatttatgtttttaactcACCATCTTactgacttttgttttcttcatatgGAACGCAATCAAACATAAAATCACTGACTCTACTGGCTCTagaaaatatgtatatttgtcatatactgtattgtGTAATAttctttttgtcatgtttaGAGTAAATTCAACATTCCTCtctattacctttttttttattctattaccTTCCTCTTTATTACAACATGCTTAAATCTGTGACTAAATGTCatgaaaaatcaaacaatagaaaacatgtttttgctgacaaaacagcatatgtcacagtcAAACAACAATGTCAAGTTGCGGCCGCTGATTTCACAAGTTCTGTGTCCCCCCGCGTGCTGTACCAGAAATGGTACATATTCTGCACATTTCCATGGCACCGTTGCTGGCTCAGGGGGTTTTAGACAATGGGGCCGGGCTGTGGGGCAGGTATAAAAGAGAAGGGTTAAACCAGGCAGAGTACAGTTTTGTGCAAGAGCAACCACAGCAGGCACCCAGAGTCCAGCAAAATGACTTCCAGTGGAATGAACATGATGAGCAAGGTGAGTTTACTTCGTATTTGCTGTCACCAAATcgtaaaaagttaaaaatgggGATTTCTGGTTGAGCAGGAATGTCACTTAGgtcaacattttgacatgtgTTGCTTAGACTGATGAACCTACAGAGAATCATTTGGTCATACAACTCCATATTTGTGATATTGTTGCTCCTGAAAATAGCCAACTCTTTAATTCTTATCACATGTTGTATGTAAGTAAATGTAAGATGAAAATCCAAATGTTCTtctatgtgttatttatttatggtttatttacctttggacagatacagtgcaCATCGattaacttttatttgtttgttttgtcgcAAATACACATATAATAACTGACAGCTACCACTGAGCTAAGGGAGTGAAGTACTgttttttagtggctctgtgtctgtctgtctgtctgtctgtctgtttgtttgactgtgcttccacacttgcacttgcacttgccaatatgaccaacagaggccgccagaggcttgttgcatgaatggggGTGAAGACTGATGGGTTATGTGTCTCACATTTATTGATGTGTCTCTATTTGGTTTGGATCTCCATTTTTCACAAGTAGAACTTCAAAATTCCTTGCattgttctattctattctattctattctattctattctattctaattttttgacatttgtcaACCATTAACCAGGATTTGAAAAAATCATCCCCAAAACACTTAACTGAACTTGAAGTTCATCGTGTCACATATGCTGTATATATCTCTAATCGAagcctctccctctgtcccctCAGATCGTCTTCTACGAGGACAGGAACTTCCAGGGTCGTTCCTATGAGTGCATGAGTGACTGTCCCGACATGTCCTCCTACCTGAGCAGGTGCCACTCCTGCAGGGTGGAGAGGGGCTGCTTCATGGTGTACGACCGCTCTAACTACATGGGCAACCAGTACTTCATGAAGAGGGGCGAGTACGCCGACTACATGAGCATGATGGGCATGAGCGACTGGATCAAGTCCTGCCGCATGATCCCCATGGTAAGACCTCACACCTGGCTAGATGTGGTGTAGATGGCATGTGTGGTTAGCTGTAGTGTAAACCTCTCTCATGTCCTGCACACCACAGCACAGGGGATCCTACAGGATGAAGATCTACGAGAGGGAGAACTATGGCGGCCAGATGTATGAGCTGATGGACGACTGTGACAGTGTCATGGATCGTTACCGCATGTCCAACTGCATGTCCTGCAACGTGATGGACGGCCACTGGCTCATGTATGAGCAGCCCCACTACAGAGGCAGGATGATGTACATGAGGCCCGGCGAGTACAGGAACTTCTCCAACTTCGGCATGAGCGGTACGAGGTTCATGAGCATGAGGCGCATCAACGAGTCCTGGTATTAGACTCTTTGCACTGAATAAAACTGTCGTAACCTATTCTGAGCGTTCATGGTCTttccttcacatttaagagatGGTCAGTGTCTTTCATCCTCTTTCAATGTTCATTTCCCATCCACATGTTCTCAGATCAGCTTCTCCAGTCTCCTGACTGATGCATGTGCAGGATTGTTTTCAGTTATCAGTTGCTGTTGGGCTGAATCtaagtttattttaaatatgaatttatcCGTTGTATTTATTACACTAGccattttacagtgtatttatttatgaggACAAGTGCAATAAGTTATATCCATAATGTGAACAACTGCTATTTATCTTAAGGCACTTCATTATTTATACCTTATATTTGTTCTGTTTAGCTCAAGGATTTGTGTATAGTGTTTTATCTTTAATATGGCATCTCCGGTTTGCTCCAAACTAAATGTCATTGTACTTGTGTGCAGTGACAATAAAAGTATCTAGATTTTTCTTAAAAAGGAGAGAAGTACAGAGAATCTACAGAGAACAAGAAATACTTTTTCAACAGCGTTTAGCTTTTACATCCACATCATGTCTGTGACAATATCCATTGGGAGAGTCAGGTTGGTTGCAATGTGCATCATCACCACTATATGTCACCAAATTGTCCACACTGGATAAAGAGGATTAGGgaatgtgaatttatttttgGAATCAAAGTCTGAATTTTGAGGGAAAAAAGACTTCTGACTTTTCAGAATTCTAACTAATTTTTAACTAAAATGTtgtttccaaaaataaattaaataaattcatCCTAATCCTCTTCAATAAATTAGGACataattaagataaaaaaaaagaagaaagtgtttgttgtttccgTAAAAGTAGCTGTAAAATCCGGAAGATAAAATAAAGTCTTCtgaacaaaagaataaaaaaatacacttatgcaaaaaaaaaaaacacaaaaactacacGTATGCGTTAACTCCAGCAGGGGGGGCTGGAACCAATCCCATCTGCCACTCGGTCAGAGGCAGAGCAAACAGCCGATCACACTTACCACACATATGGTTAGTTTAGAGTCTCCACTTAATCTCACTGCAAATctggaagctggagaacctATAGGAAACCCTCACACACAGGAGAACGTGCTAAAAGGCTGCAGCTGAACTAAGATTTGAACCAAGAACCTTTTTGTTGTGAGGCACCAGTGCTTCATCCATAGGTACAGAGAACTTACAAAATATTGGACATTGTGGTCTTCAAATATGCCAGGTgggagaataaataaacaaaaatataaccGCCCTCCCTTGTGAAGAAGAATGAACATTTAATACTAACAAACAAGTGTGAAATATGTGCGTTTTTTTgcacaaacctttttttcaaaaaataagaCTCATGCACTTGCCCTGACATGGAGGAAGTTTAGTCTGAATGTGAGTGGAATTCAAACCACTGTGTCTACGGCCTCACACAGTAAACTCGGACACTGTCTTATAAATATTTGAAGAGCTGAGATTGAGCGATTGTATCGACAGCGTGTTTCTCTCAGTGCTTTAGGAGCACAACAACCAAGCAGGTAAGCACACAGCATGGATCCTGGATCCAAGATAAGTTATATTCCATGCAATTAAAGCGTATTTAAGAGGCATAATTAAATACTTTTCTGTTGAAAAGATACAAGAGTTAGATAAGGGGATAATTTAAAAGGTATATAGTCTTTGTTTTTGCTACATGCTACAGAGGAGCAATAAAGACTTTATTTAGAGTTATATGGACACTATTAAAACttgtagttttgtgttttgttatgtaaGATCAGACCATATTCATTAGCTGTTATACCAGTGTTTCAGTAATAAATGCCAATTTATGCATGATCTGAGTTTTGGTTGCGTGTCAAACTTTTTTGCTGGCTGTGCAGTGGGAGTCTTCAgtcttattgtttattttaatattgcaACAACAATAGTGTTAATAGTTCTTGTTGGTGATTTCTCAGCTTTTTATAAAATGCCAAAATCATCACTCTGTCTCAACAACTGGTACAACAATGAATGTCATCCTTGGGATGAATGGTGctaattataaatgaaaaataaattccaAAGTTACAAAGTATTTACTGcagcattgtttattttttctctaatgCTCCAACAAAATATGTATATTCTGTATATACAGTTTTTGCTGTTACAGAGGATCATATTAAAGTCAcatgcttctttctttctttctttctttctttccttctttccttctttcttcctccAGAGAACAGCCAATCCAGCAAGCGAGAGGATAATCAATGCCCTGATATGAGATTCAGCCTAATGAGGATCAGAAACATCTTAATAAAGGCCTATAATCCACCACTTAATCCCTCATTACAGAATCATCTCCACTCATTGGTCCTGACTCCGCACCGCTGCAGTGACGGCACATTTGGGCCCATTGTTCTGCCTCTCCTCATCTCTAACCGAGGCCCACGTCTCCCTTTGTCTCCCCTCGGTGTCAGTTATATTTGATCTGCTCTTATTAGACTTTCAGACGAGATGAGCAGAAAATAGTGCTTTTGTGTGCACTTCTCGGGTATCTGTGGTCAGAAATGGAAAGTGAGACATATGCTTAATGAGGAGGGGATGGACTGATTGCAATGTCCTTTACCACTGAAGGACACACTTTCCAGGCGACGTCTGTGTCAGCGATTATGATTATGTCAGAGAAAAAGAATGTGAAGTGGAACAGATGGATTAAAGTTTAATTGAGTGCAGGGGAGACTTTGAGACTGTGTTTGGTTCTGCATTAACACAAAAGTTTTACCCAAGTTAAAAAAGTATTAGTAAAGTAGTAATATTTTAGACAGAGCTGCATCTGGAAATTATAATCTTGAGCTGATGGTATTTAAAATCCTCTTGATTGCAGTGGATATGTCCCTATAtccaattaaaaaataaatagcagTGGAGGGGAGGCTCAGAAAGGACTTAACTTTATTTAATACTTTAATCAAAAAACATTGTTGGGCCAAATTATTTGGGTACATAAATAGTACATCATTACCAAATGAATAATACATCGAGTGACATGTTTATGATGTTTTTCAGTATTTAATTGTTTATCAGCTTCCTCAATTTCAGGGTGCACTGCTGGTTCTCTGTCACACAAGGCAGACATATGTTCTTGTGTTTATGACGCGCAGGGTTTCACATTCAAATGGTAAAGTTGTGAAAATACAGCTGGCAATGTAATGATAGTGATAATGTAATTCACGGAATAGAGAAGGAGAAAATGGCCATTGGAAAACCTTTCCTAAGACAAATACAACAATCggaattatattaaaaatgtaaaataaggaaataaatatacatttttaatctaATAAAAACATAGTGtgtaatttctgccactaggggtctcttAACCACAGCAATAACAGAAGAGTTAGTTTGATGATGACAGCAGCGTGGGATCTTGGGAATTGTTGTCTCATTAGGTTTTGCACCTTGTGGGGAGCGTTTCAGTGGCAGAATATTCAGCACATGACAATCAGtaagtaacaaatacacacaataaaattaaaaaaataaagcagaataTTTCCTTGCTCACTCTGTTTTCTAGAGCGTTTACCTTAAAGGACAGTAAAGTGGATGACGCCATTAAAGGGCAACCAAAATGAAACACTCCATGAACAGAAATATGGATTTCTACCCATTTAGGGCTGGACTTGTGTTTGGCTAACATAGGTGCGctacttaacaaaatataagtCTCATGAGTTGTACATACTTAAATGTAGAAGTGTTACATATTCCATCTTTAACTGCCACAACACATCACAACTCGGAGCTTTCAGAAACGTTCCACTCATGATGCTGTGAACACATCATGGTGGGACGACCTCTCAAATGGACGCATCTCCTAATTACAATAAGATAATAATGAATCGCCAGGAGTGGAATTAGGTTTTGTTACAGCTACTCCTGCATAGAATAGAAAATAACAGAGCTTTGCAGaaatataaaactaaaatatttaCATCCGTGTCACTCTCTGTTAGGCACAGAATGAACTACTAAtgagaaataacaaaatatacatcatataaacagtaataaaacaacaataagagAATGAAAATTTAACTAGTTTATATACAAGATATacaatgtgtatatatgtacatatatgtatatatacatatatgtacatatatacagtatatatatatatgtatatatatgtataatatacaaGTGTTGAACAGTGTTACTTCCACTTAACAAGACTGTTCAGTGAACAACATAAGTACCTTAAATCAATGCTAAGTGTTTATAGACAAGAC from Solea solea chromosome 8, fSolSol10.1, whole genome shotgun sequence encodes:
- the LOC131464371 gene encoding gamma-crystallin M2-like; the encoded protein is MTSSGMNMMSKIVFYEDRNFQGRSYECMSDCPDMSSYLSRCHSCRVERGCFMVYDRSNYMGNQYFMKRGEYADYMSMMGMSDWIKSCRMIPMHRGSYRMKIYERENYGGQMYELMDDCDSVMDRYRMSNCMSCNVMDGHWLMYEQPHYRGRMMYMRPGEYRNFSNFGMSGTRFMSMRRINESWY
- the inpp5e gene encoding phosphatidylinositol polyphosphate 5-phosphatase type IV; the protein is MTENGVNGSLDQHCEAPDKEDAVVNDSNRPLKASVDVKPCKEHDIATKITAKNGEGDVIPYKPRPPLLPRQSKSIRSGSVEEMVRNRTLRNSQESLSDPVGTGSSTDSLKEEQMVPARDGIVVSSAATITNQDSGVRPLSAVTTGSPVFQERGNSLSQYEMSQSQHSDPKDLGLRPAKLRLSPVQPSGPLPTLEKNFVSATLRAANRIDRDCLDYAVLAREKLGERLHRNLSDSRLLDNMGSDNASVNSLRSTYSVLSPIRPQDVRNRSFLEGSVMGSGALLGAEELDRYFPDRRLGIYVTTWNMQGEKGLPLNLDDLLLPTDSDIAQDFYIIGVQEGCPDRREWETRLQETLGPYYVMLYAASHGVLYLTVFVRRDLIWFCSEVEHATVTTRIISQIKTKGAVGIAFTFFGTSFLFITSHFTSGDAKVYERILDYNKIIEALALPKGLPDTNPYRSTPSDVTTRFDQVFWFGDFNFRLSKDRIDVEAIMSHTEGGDMGSLLEHDQLSKEMKDGAVFKGFQEASIHFNPTYKFDIGCDIYDTTSKQRTPSYTDRILFRNRQADDIKVVKYTSCSNIKTSDHRPVIGVFQVKLRPGRDNIPLGAGQFDRGLYLEGIRRRITRELKRREAMKNPSSSTVCSIS